A genome region from Gopherus flavomarginatus isolate rGopFla2 chromosome 9, rGopFla2.mat.asm, whole genome shotgun sequence includes the following:
- the FAM220A gene encoding protein FAM220A isoform X3: protein MQSLKDRRAMIVSHMNMEEEDDLNHERLCESGPNSQNEILHLPDVCSLLKNSQVDVNSSLQKEFFSLKIRNCSLFKAVPLPHIGKKMPPHLSEPTRLNLSAAVSSKDSSHLLFSPERGRLDKVFNHFESTSVTDWLEKAYNSISDLGVWCCTGDNFVHFAHFWLSELQYNQKRQLLELEMGIIEDELQLAFLEKLDSELQPSDLHSILASSLSEYPMGLLSNQKPCIFLDYLNVMSSEQTTAYKKMLSSIKYTTNNPQVTQWLLAVRAFALANLWHAVVKGLPIPDVNHAAENGNTPLHAAVNTGKMHLVSLLLHYPGINVNFPNPQCDGATALHLAIVYGYLGICYLLLNAAADVESPLGDLTPVQLAENFGNETITKFIKMHIKKLKLENKMFA from the exons ATGCAAAGTTTGAAGGACAGAAGAGCTATGATTGTCTCACATATGAATATGGAGGAGGAAGACGATTTAAACCATGAACGTTTATGTGAAAGTGGCCCAAATAGCCAAAATGAGATCCTTCACCTTCCAGATGTATGTTCCTTGTTGAAGAATTCTCAAGTTGATGTTAATAGTAGCTTACAGAAAGAATTCTTTTCTCTTAAGATCAGGAATTGTTCTTTGTTTAAGGCTGTACCTTTGCCTCATATCGGCAAGAAAATGCCTCCTCATTTGAGTGAACCAACAAGGTTAAATTTAAGTGCAGCTGTCTCTTCAAAGGATTCATCTCATCTGCTCTTTTCACCTGAGAGAGGACGACTTGATAAGGTTTTTAACCACTTTGAAAGTACTTCTGTGACAGATTGGCTGGAGAAAGCATATAATTCCATTAGTGACTTGGGCGTCTGGTGTTGCACTGGAGATAATTTTGTACATTTTGCACATTTCTGGCTGTCAGAGCTACAGTACAATCAAAAAAGGCAATTGTTGGAATTAGAAATGGGTATTATTGAGGATGAATTGCAACTTGCATTTCTTGAGAAGTTGGATTCTGAACTGCAACCTTCTGATCTGCATTCCATCCTTGCTTCCTCCTTGAGTGAATATCCTATGGGACTACTGAGCAACCAGAAACCGTGTATTTTCCTTGATTATTTAAATGTCATGTCTTCAGAGCAAACAACTGCATATAAAAAAATGCTTTCAAGTATAAAATATACAACAAATAATCCTCAGGTAACACAGTGGCTACTAGCTGTACGAGCTTTTGCACTAGCAAATCTCTGGCATGCAGTAGTGAAG GGACTTCCCATACCTGATGTAAACCACGCAGCAGAAAATGGAAACACACCACTCCATGCTGCAGTGAATACTGGAAAAATGCACCTTGTATCTTTGCTGCTGCATTATCCTGGTATTAATGTGAATTTCCCAAATCCCCAGTGTGATGGAGCTACTGCTCTACATCTTGCTATTGTCTATG GGTACTTGGGAATTTGCTATTTATTGCTGAATGCTGCAGCTGATGTGGAAAGCCCCCTGGGAGATCTAACACCTGTGCAACTTGCTGAGAATTTTGGTAATGAAACTATAACTAAATTCATAAAGATGCATATTAAAAAACTGAaacttgaaaataaaatgtttgcctGA
- the FAM220A gene encoding protein FAM220A isoform X2 gives MQSLKDRRAMIVSHMNMEEEDDLNHERLCESGPNSQNEILHLPDVCSLLKNSQVDVNSSLQKEFFSLKIRNCSLFKAVPLPHIGKKMPPHLSEPTRLNLSAAVSSKDSSHLLFSPERGRLDKVFNHFESTSVTDWLEKAYNSISDLGVWCCTGDNFVHFAHFWLSELQYNQKRQLLELEMGIIEDELQLAFLEKLDSELQPSDLHSILASSLSEYPMGLLSNQKPCIFLDYLNVMSSEQTTAYKKMLSSIKYTTNNPQFYKALVSTKLVPELHIKSSVSATTKQTNEVVKERALHSVQLGYADVLHYLIINQQLDLGAVDEKNRNLIFLATIYDQPKILDYFLDMGLPIPDVNHAAENGNTPLHAAVNTGKMHLVSLLLHYPGINVNFPNPQCDGATALHLAIVYGYLGICYLLLNAAADVESPLGDLTPVQLAENFGNETITKFIKMHIKKLKLENKMFA, from the exons ATGCAAAGTTTGAAGGACAGAAGAGCTATGATTGTCTCACATATGAATATGGAGGAGGAAGACGATTTAAACCATGAACGTTTATGTGAAAGTGGCCCAAATAGCCAAAATGAGATCCTTCACCTTCCAGATGTATGTTCCTTGTTGAAGAATTCTCAAGTTGATGTTAATAGTAGCTTACAGAAAGAATTCTTTTCTCTTAAGATCAGGAATTGTTCTTTGTTTAAGGCTGTACCTTTGCCTCATATCGGCAAGAAAATGCCTCCTCATTTGAGTGAACCAACAAGGTTAAATTTAAGTGCAGCTGTCTCTTCAAAGGATTCATCTCATCTGCTCTTTTCACCTGAGAGAGGACGACTTGATAAGGTTTTTAACCACTTTGAAAGTACTTCTGTGACAGATTGGCTGGAGAAAGCATATAATTCCATTAGTGACTTGGGCGTCTGGTGTTGCACTGGAGATAATTTTGTACATTTTGCACATTTCTGGCTGTCAGAGCTACAGTACAATCAAAAAAGGCAATTGTTGGAATTAGAAATGGGTATTATTGAGGATGAATTGCAACTTGCATTTCTTGAGAAGTTGGATTCTGAACTGCAACCTTCTGATCTGCATTCCATCCTTGCTTCCTCCTTGAGTGAATATCCTATGGGACTACTGAGCAACCAGAAACCGTGTATTTTCCTTGATTATTTAAATGTCATGTCTTCAGAGCAAACAACTGCATATAAAAAAATGCTTTCAAGTATAAAATATACAACAAATAATCCTCAG TTTTATAAGGCATTGGTCAGTACCAAGCTCGTTCCTGAACTACATATCAAGAGTTCTGTTTCTGCtactacaaaacaaacaaatgaagtgGTTAAAGAAAG aGCTCTACACAGTGTCCAGCTGGGATATGCTGATGTCTTGCATTATCTTATTATAAACCAGCAGCTTGACCTTGGTGCAGTAGATGAAAAAAATCGAAATCTCATATTTTTAGCCACTATATATGACCAACCAAAGATACTGGACTATTTTCTTGACATG GGACTTCCCATACCTGATGTAAACCACGCAGCAGAAAATGGAAACACACCACTCCATGCTGCAGTGAATACTGGAAAAATGCACCTTGTATCTTTGCTGCTGCATTATCCTGGTATTAATGTGAATTTCCCAAATCCCCAGTGTGATGGAGCTACTGCTCTACATCTTGCTATTGTCTATG GGTACTTGGGAATTTGCTATTTATTGCTGAATGCTGCAGCTGATGTGGAAAGCCCCCTGGGAGATCTAACACCTGTGCAACTTGCTGAGAATTTTGGTAATGAAACTATAACTAAATTCATAAAGATGCATATTAAAAAACTGAaacttgaaaataaaatgtttgcctGA
- the LOC127057747 gene encoding salivary gland specific protein SAGSIN1 has translation MAAALSALLSQSAAARSYGVFCKGLTRTLLIFFDLAWKLRINFPYLYIVASMMLNVRLQVHIEIH, from the exons ATGGCGGCGGCTCTGTCCGCCCTGCTCTCGCAATCGGCCGCCGCCAGGTCCTACGGGGTCTTCTGCAAGGGGCTGACCAGGACCCTGCTCATCTTCTTCGACTTGGCCTGGAAGCTCCGGATCAACTTCCCCTATCTCTACATCGTGGCCTCCATGATGCTCAACGTCAGGCTGCAG GTTCATATTGAGATCCATTGA
- the FAM220A gene encoding protein FAM220A isoform X1 yields the protein MQSLKDRRAMIVSHMNMEEEDDLNHERLCESGPNSQNEILHLPDVCSLLKNSQVDVNSSLQKEFFSLKIRNCSLFKAVPLPHIGKKMPPHLSEPTRLNLSAAVSSKDSSHLLFSPERGRLDKVFNHFESTSVTDWLEKAYNSISDLGVWCCTGDNFVHFAHFWLSELQYNQKRQLLELEMGIIEDELQLAFLEKLDSELQPSDLHSILASSLSEYPMGLLSNQKPCIFLDYLNVMSSEQTTAYKKMLSSIKYTTNNPQVTQWLLAVRAFALANLWHAVVKFYKALVSTKLVPELHIKSSVSATTKQTNEVVKERALHSVQLGYADVLHYLIINQQLDLGAVDEKNRNLIFLATIYDQPKILDYFLDMGLPIPDVNHAAENGNTPLHAAVNTGKMHLVSLLLHYPGINVNFPNPQCDGATALHLAIVYGYLGICYLLLNAAADVESPLGDLTPVQLAENFGNETITKFIKMHIKKLKLENKMFA from the exons ATGCAAAGTTTGAAGGACAGAAGAGCTATGATTGTCTCACATATGAATATGGAGGAGGAAGACGATTTAAACCATGAACGTTTATGTGAAAGTGGCCCAAATAGCCAAAATGAGATCCTTCACCTTCCAGATGTATGTTCCTTGTTGAAGAATTCTCAAGTTGATGTTAATAGTAGCTTACAGAAAGAATTCTTTTCTCTTAAGATCAGGAATTGTTCTTTGTTTAAGGCTGTACCTTTGCCTCATATCGGCAAGAAAATGCCTCCTCATTTGAGTGAACCAACAAGGTTAAATTTAAGTGCAGCTGTCTCTTCAAAGGATTCATCTCATCTGCTCTTTTCACCTGAGAGAGGACGACTTGATAAGGTTTTTAACCACTTTGAAAGTACTTCTGTGACAGATTGGCTGGAGAAAGCATATAATTCCATTAGTGACTTGGGCGTCTGGTGTTGCACTGGAGATAATTTTGTACATTTTGCACATTTCTGGCTGTCAGAGCTACAGTACAATCAAAAAAGGCAATTGTTGGAATTAGAAATGGGTATTATTGAGGATGAATTGCAACTTGCATTTCTTGAGAAGTTGGATTCTGAACTGCAACCTTCTGATCTGCATTCCATCCTTGCTTCCTCCTTGAGTGAATATCCTATGGGACTACTGAGCAACCAGAAACCGTGTATTTTCCTTGATTATTTAAATGTCATGTCTTCAGAGCAAACAACTGCATATAAAAAAATGCTTTCAAGTATAAAATATACAACAAATAATCCTCAGGTAACACAGTGGCTACTAGCTGTACGAGCTTTTGCACTAGCAAATCTCTGGCATGCAGTAGTGAAG TTTTATAAGGCATTGGTCAGTACCAAGCTCGTTCCTGAACTACATATCAAGAGTTCTGTTTCTGCtactacaaaacaaacaaatgaagtgGTTAAAGAAAG aGCTCTACACAGTGTCCAGCTGGGATATGCTGATGTCTTGCATTATCTTATTATAAACCAGCAGCTTGACCTTGGTGCAGTAGATGAAAAAAATCGAAATCTCATATTTTTAGCCACTATATATGACCAACCAAAGATACTGGACTATTTTCTTGACATG GGACTTCCCATACCTGATGTAAACCACGCAGCAGAAAATGGAAACACACCACTCCATGCTGCAGTGAATACTGGAAAAATGCACCTTGTATCTTTGCTGCTGCATTATCCTGGTATTAATGTGAATTTCCCAAATCCCCAGTGTGATGGAGCTACTGCTCTACATCTTGCTATTGTCTATG GGTACTTGGGAATTTGCTATTTATTGCTGAATGCTGCAGCTGATGTGGAAAGCCCCCTGGGAGATCTAACACCTGTGCAACTTGCTGAGAATTTTGGTAATGAAACTATAACTAAATTCATAAAGATGCATATTAAAAAACTGAaacttgaaaataaaatgtttgcctGA